A single genomic interval of Deltaproteobacteria bacterium harbors:
- a CDS encoding ABC transporter ATP-binding protein: MLRLVELRKRFGDATVVDGLTLEVARGERLVLLGGSGSGKTTTLKMVNRLIEPDGGRVELDGVDVAALAPHALRRRIGYCFQQVGLFPHMTVGENVGVTPRLLGWPDERVAARVDELLDLVELAPARFRDRAPASLSGGQQQRVGVARAIAAQPSVLLLDEPFGALDPLTRERLQQSFLAIARRLDLTAIFVTHDVLEALVVADRIAVLNDGRVEQIDAPSALMARPATEYVRRLLAAPLRGLAALRADAQPPGRA, translated from the coding sequence GTGCTGCGCCTGGTCGAGCTGCGCAAGCGCTTCGGCGACGCGACGGTCGTCGACGGGCTCACGCTCGAGGTCGCGCGCGGCGAGCGTCTGGTGCTCCTCGGCGGCTCCGGCTCGGGCAAGACGACGACGCTCAAGATGGTGAACCGCCTGATCGAGCCCGACGGCGGACGGGTCGAGCTCGACGGCGTCGACGTCGCCGCGCTCGCCCCGCACGCGCTCCGTCGCCGCATCGGCTACTGCTTCCAACAGGTCGGCCTCTTCCCCCACATGACGGTCGGCGAGAACGTCGGCGTCACGCCGCGCCTCCTCGGGTGGCCGGACGAGCGCGTCGCGGCGCGCGTCGACGAGCTGCTCGACCTCGTCGAGCTCGCGCCCGCGCGCTTCCGCGATCGCGCCCCGGCCTCGCTCTCGGGCGGCCAACAACAGCGGGTCGGCGTCGCGCGCGCGATCGCCGCCCAGCCGAGCGTGCTGCTGCTCGACGAGCCGTTCGGCGCGCTCGACCCGCTCACACGCGAGCGCCTGCAGCAATCGTTCCTCGCGATCGCACGCCGGCTCGATCTCACCGCGATCTTCGTCACCCACGACGTCCTCGAAGCCCTCGTCGTCGCCGACCGCATCGCCGTCCTGAACGACGGACGCGTGGAGCAGATCGACGCGCCGTCGGCGCTCATGGCGCGGCCGGCGACGGAGTATGTCCGGCGGCTCCTCGCGGCGCCGCTCCGCGGGCTGGCCGCCCTCCGGGCGGACGCGCAGCCGCCCGGCCGCGCATGA
- the thiI gene encoding tRNA 4-thiouridine(8) synthase ThiI has protein sequence MACVVVRYHEIALKGGNRQRFVQRLIANLRDATTGLGVRSADSLPGRIVLRLAPEAPVDLVCERVAHTFGVANYSAGVEIPAGLDAIRAAVLDCARAEAFTTFAVRARRADKSFPMTSPELGAFLGAAVVAEVGGRVDLETPDLPITVEILPRTAYVSGGKRPGPGGLPVTISGRVTCLMSGGIDSPVAAYRMMQRGCRVDFVHFSGVPYTSRASVDKARDLVEHLTRRQLRSDLWVVPFGEIQSEIVARVPRSHRVVLYRRMMLRIAEALGRHGARVLVTGESLGQVSSQTLENMQTIAAATSALVLRPLVGMDKNEIIQQAVRIGTFTTSILPDQDCCTLFTPAHPTTRATLAEVEAAERQLDVPALVARGVADATRERFVFPPELAGKAAAGTRLTVQG, from the coding sequence ATGGCCTGCGTCGTCGTGCGCTACCACGAGATCGCCCTCAAGGGCGGGAATCGGCAGCGCTTCGTGCAGCGTCTGATCGCGAACCTGCGCGACGCGACGACCGGCCTCGGGGTGCGGAGCGCCGACAGCCTGCCGGGGCGGATCGTGCTGCGGCTCGCGCCGGAGGCGCCCGTCGACCTCGTGTGCGAGCGCGTGGCGCATACCTTCGGGGTCGCCAACTACTCGGCCGGCGTGGAGATCCCGGCCGGCCTCGACGCCATCCGCGCGGCGGTGCTCGACTGCGCGCGCGCGGAGGCGTTCACGACGTTCGCGGTCCGCGCGCGGCGCGCCGACAAGTCGTTCCCGATGACGTCGCCCGAGCTCGGCGCGTTCCTCGGCGCGGCAGTCGTGGCCGAGGTCGGCGGACGCGTCGACCTCGAGACGCCCGACCTGCCGATCACCGTCGAGATCCTGCCGCGGACGGCGTACGTGTCGGGCGGCAAGCGCCCAGGGCCGGGCGGCCTGCCGGTGACGATCAGCGGACGGGTGACGTGCCTCATGTCGGGCGGCATCGACTCGCCGGTTGCGGCGTACCGCATGATGCAGCGCGGGTGCCGCGTCGACTTCGTGCACTTCAGCGGCGTGCCGTACACGAGCCGCGCGAGCGTCGACAAGGCGCGGGATCTCGTCGAGCACCTCACGCGCCGGCAGCTGCGCTCCGATCTCTGGGTCGTGCCGTTCGGCGAGATCCAGAGCGAGATCGTCGCGCGCGTGCCGCGCAGCCATCGCGTCGTTCTCTATCGTCGCATGATGCTGCGGATCGCCGAGGCGCTCGGACGACACGGCGCGCGCGTTCTGGTGACGGGCGAGAGCCTCGGCCAGGTCTCGTCGCAGACGCTGGAGAACATGCAGACGATCGCGGCGGCGACGTCGGCGCTCGTGCTCCGGCCGCTCGTCGGCATGGACAAGAACGAGATCATCCAGCAGGCGGTCCGCATCGGCACGTTTACGACGTCGATCCTGCCGGACCAGGACTGCTGCACGCTCTTCACGCCCGCGCACCCGACGACGCGCGCGACCCTCGCCGAGGTCGAGGCGGCGGAACGGCAGCTCGACGTGCCGGCGCTGGTCGCACGCGGTGTCGCGGATGCGACGCGCGAACGCTTCGTGTTCCCGCCCGAACTCGCCGGCAAGGCCGCCGCCGGGACGCGTCTCACGGTCCAGGGCTGA
- a CDS encoding vitamin B12-dependent ribonucleotide reductase has translation MDGAAEAQRMAFGEEAPAEGRSGLAIKRYFTQAGLDPFANVEWERRSAVIYGEKGEVVFEQHEVEIPKAWTQLATNVVVSKYFRGPLGTPQRETSVRQLIGRVVGTIRSWGTAQGYFATPADAAVFADELTHLLLHQKACFNSPVWFNVGVEAKPQCSACFILSVEDTMDSILDWYRREGVIFKGGSGSGVNLSKLRSSKERLVGGGTASGPVSFMKAADASAGVIKSGGKTRRAAKMVVLNVDHPDVMEFIACKTEEERKARALIAAGYDSSLDGAAYGSVAFQNANNSVRVTDAFMSAVISDGDWQTRFVRTGEVAETFRARDVMRAISENAHACGDPGLQFDTTINDWHTCPASGRINASNPCSEYMHLDNSACNLSSLNLMKFVGATGDFDVDAVKHAVDVMITAQDILVDNSSYPTPEIEKNAHAFRELGLGYANLGALLMSLGLPYDSEAGRQYAAAVTALVCGEAYLQSARIAGGMGPFAGYGPNREPMQRVIGKHRAAAHKIDPSLVPLELLSESRRVWDEAYALGEKQGFRNSQATVLAPTGTIAFMMDCDTTGIEPDIALVKYKKLVGGGMLKIVNMTIRRALTRLGYESREIQDILEYIEEQETIEGAPHLEDEHLAVFDCAFKPQRGARSIHYLGHIRMMGAAQPFISGAISKTVNMPADATVDDVTEAYLEAWRDGLKAIAIYRDGCKQTQPLNTGKTVEVAKVEARPTRRRLQNDCKSERHKFEIAGHEGYIHVGFYEDGTPGEIFIKMAKEGSTISGLMDTIATLTSMALQYGVPLEVLVNKFAHVRFEPSGFTKNPEIPMAKSLTDYIFRFLGSRHLSAEQRREVGLAEVVTAEIEGGARSSVVSFSPQADAPSCSDCGAIMVRNGSCYKCLNCGSTSGCS, from the coding sequence ATGGACGGGGCGGCGGAGGCGCAACGGATGGCGTTCGGAGAGGAGGCTCCGGCGGAGGGGCGATCGGGCCTCGCGATCAAGCGCTATTTCACGCAGGCCGGCCTGGATCCGTTCGCGAACGTGGAGTGGGAGCGACGGAGCGCGGTCATCTACGGAGAGAAGGGCGAGGTCGTCTTCGAGCAACACGAGGTCGAGATCCCGAAGGCCTGGACGCAGCTCGCGACCAACGTCGTGGTCTCGAAGTACTTCCGGGGTCCGCTCGGGACGCCGCAGCGCGAGACGAGCGTTCGTCAGCTGATCGGGCGCGTCGTCGGAACGATCCGCTCGTGGGGCACCGCGCAGGGCTACTTCGCGACGCCCGCCGACGCGGCGGTCTTCGCGGACGAGCTCACGCACCTCCTGCTCCACCAGAAGGCCTGCTTCAACAGCCCGGTCTGGTTCAACGTCGGCGTCGAGGCGAAGCCGCAATGCAGCGCCTGCTTCATCCTCTCCGTCGAGGACACCATGGACTCGATCCTCGACTGGTACCGCCGCGAGGGCGTCATCTTCAAAGGCGGCTCCGGCTCGGGGGTGAACCTCTCGAAGCTCCGTTCGTCGAAAGAGCGGCTGGTCGGCGGCGGAACGGCGTCGGGTCCGGTCTCCTTCATGAAGGCGGCCGACGCGTCGGCGGGCGTCATCAAGTCGGGCGGGAAGACGCGGCGGGCGGCCAAGATGGTCGTCCTGAACGTCGACCACCCCGACGTCATGGAGTTCATCGCCTGCAAGACCGAGGAGGAGCGTAAGGCGCGGGCCCTGATCGCGGCCGGCTACGACAGCTCGCTCGACGGCGCGGCGTATGGATCGGTCGCGTTCCAGAACGCCAACAACTCGGTGCGGGTGACGGACGCCTTCATGAGCGCCGTCATTTCCGACGGCGACTGGCAGACGAGGTTCGTGCGGACCGGCGAGGTGGCGGAGACGTTCCGCGCCCGCGACGTCATGCGCGCCATCTCCGAGAACGCGCACGCCTGCGGCGATCCGGGTCTCCAGTTCGACACGACCATCAACGACTGGCACACCTGCCCGGCGAGCGGCCGCATCAACGCGTCGAATCCGTGCAGCGAGTACATGCACCTCGACAACTCGGCCTGTAACCTCTCGTCGCTGAACCTCATGAAGTTCGTCGGCGCGACGGGCGATTTCGACGTCGACGCGGTCAAGCACGCCGTCGACGTGATGATCACCGCACAGGACATCCTCGTCGACAACTCGAGCTATCCGACGCCGGAGATCGAGAAGAACGCGCACGCGTTCCGCGAGCTCGGGCTCGGCTACGCCAATCTCGGCGCGCTCCTGATGTCGCTCGGTCTCCCGTACGACTCCGAGGCGGGTCGGCAGTACGCGGCGGCCGTGACGGCGCTCGTGTGCGGCGAGGCGTATCTCCAGTCGGCGCGCATCGCCGGCGGGATGGGACCGTTCGCGGGCTACGGACCGAATCGCGAGCCGATGCAGCGGGTGATCGGCAAGCACCGCGCGGCGGCGCACAAGATCGACCCGTCGCTCGTGCCGCTCGAGCTGTTGAGCGAGTCGCGGCGGGTGTGGGACGAGGCGTACGCGCTCGGCGAGAAACAGGGATTCCGGAACTCGCAGGCGACCGTGTTGGCGCCGACGGGAACCATCGCGTTCATGATGGACTGCGACACGACCGGAATCGAGCCCGACATCGCGCTCGTGAAGTACAAGAAGCTGGTCGGCGGCGGCATGCTGAAGATCGTCAACATGACGATCCGGCGCGCGCTCACCCGGCTCGGGTACGAGAGCCGCGAGATCCAGGACATCCTCGAGTACATCGAGGAGCAGGAGACGATCGAGGGGGCGCCGCACCTCGAGGACGAGCACCTCGCCGTCTTCGACTGCGCGTTCAAGCCACAGCGCGGGGCGCGCTCGATCCACTACCTTGGCCACATCCGCATGATGGGCGCGGCACAGCCCTTCATCTCGGGCGCCATCTCCAAGACCGTCAACATGCCCGCCGACGCCACGGTCGACGACGTGACCGAGGCGTATCTCGAGGCCTGGCGCGACGGCCTCAAGGCGATCGCGATCTACCGCGACGGTTGCAAGCAGACGCAGCCGCTCAACACGGGCAAGACCGTCGAGGTGGCGAAAGTCGAGGCGCGGCCGACGCGGCGTCGGCTACAGAACGACTGCAAGTCCGAGCGCCACAAGTTCGAGATCGCCGGGCACGAGGGGTATATCCACGTCGGGTTCTACGAGGACGGCACCCCGGGCGAGATCTTCATCAAGATGGCGAAGGAAGGCAGCACCATCTCCGGCTTGATGGATACGATCGCGACGCTCACGTCCATGGCGCTCCAGTACGGCGTGCCGCTCGAGGTCCTCGTCAACAAGTTCGCGCACGTCCGCTTCGAGCCCTCCGGGTTCACCAAGAATCCGGAGATCCCGATGGCGAAGTCGCTGACCGACTATATCTTCCGCTTCCTCGGCTCGCGCCACTTGTCGGCCGAGCAGCGGCGGGAAGTCGGGCTCGCCGAGGTCGTCACGGCCGAGATCGAGGGCGGTGCGCGATCGAGTGTCGTGAGCTTCAGTCCGCAGGCCGACGCGCCGAGTTGCTCCGATTGCGGCGCGATCATGGTGCGCAACGGCAGTTGCTACAAATGTCTCAACTGCGGCTCCACGAGCGGTTGCTCGTGA
- a CDS encoding ABC transporter permease/substrate-binding protein, which translates to MSEQLALLPERLAAHLELALAALALAIALSLPVGVWVTHRPRAEPFALAVASAVQTIPSLALLAVMVPALAALGALARRFVGIDVPSIGYLPALLGLTCYGVLPILRNTVTGIRGVDPVVVEAARGVGMTDRERLRLVELPLAGPVVVAGIRTATVWIVGIATLATPIGAPSLGDYIFSGLQTRNLAAVLTGCFASAALALALDALVHAAEVGVRTGRRGIVAAALACLAALALATAAHAVGRRLGAAERPVVIGAKTFTEQYVLSEIVAGAIARTTSHPTRVVASLGSTVAFDALAAGALDLYVDYTGTIWATVMKRTDVPPDPAVVLAEVSRHLTETHGITLVAALGFENAYALAMRDESAGRLGVTTISDLAAHAPDLVMAGDYEFFGRPEWTALAATYGLRFRERRSMDASLMYAAVASAQVDVISAFSTDGRIGALGLTVLADDRHVIPPYDAVLLASARLVRERPDVVRALRPLAGAIPPDLMRRMNAAVDQDGETPAAVARAFVARFAAATLSPGP; encoded by the coding sequence ATGAGCGAGCAGCTCGCGCTCCTGCCGGAACGCCTCGCCGCGCACCTCGAGCTCGCGCTCGCCGCCCTCGCTCTCGCGATCGCCCTCAGCCTCCCCGTCGGCGTGTGGGTGACGCACCGACCGCGCGCCGAGCCCTTCGCGCTCGCCGTCGCGAGCGCGGTGCAGACGATCCCGAGCCTCGCGCTGCTCGCCGTGATGGTGCCCGCGCTCGCGGCACTCGGCGCGCTCGCGCGGCGTTTCGTCGGCATCGACGTGCCGAGCATCGGCTACCTCCCCGCACTCCTCGGGCTCACGTGCTACGGCGTGCTGCCGATCCTCCGAAACACGGTGACCGGTATTCGCGGCGTGGATCCGGTGGTCGTCGAAGCCGCGCGCGGCGTCGGCATGACGGACCGCGAACGACTGCGGCTCGTCGAGCTGCCGCTCGCGGGGCCGGTCGTCGTCGCCGGCATCCGCACGGCGACGGTCTGGATCGTCGGCATCGCGACCCTCGCGACGCCGATCGGCGCCCCGAGCCTCGGCGACTACATCTTCAGCGGCCTCCAGACCCGCAATCTGGCGGCGGTGCTCACCGGTTGCTTCGCGTCCGCCGCGCTCGCGCTCGCGCTCGACGCGCTCGTGCACGCGGCGGAGGTGGGCGTGCGCACGGGCCGACGCGGCATCGTCGCCGCCGCGCTCGCGTGCCTCGCCGCGCTGGCGCTCGCGACCGCGGCGCACGCCGTCGGCCGGCGCCTCGGCGCCGCCGAGCGCCCGGTCGTGATCGGCGCCAAGACGTTCACGGAACAGTACGTGTTGAGCGAGATCGTCGCGGGCGCGATCGCGCGGACCACGTCGCACCCGACCCGCGTCGTGGCATCGCTCGGATCGACCGTGGCCTTCGATGCCCTCGCAGCGGGCGCGCTCGACCTCTACGTCGACTACACCGGCACGATCTGGGCAACCGTCATGAAGCGCACGGACGTCCCGCCCGATCCGGCGGTGGTGCTGGCCGAGGTGAGCCGGCACCTGACCGAGACGCACGGGATCACGCTCGTCGCGGCGCTCGGATTCGAGAATGCGTACGCGCTCGCGATGCGCGACGAGTCCGCCGGCCGGCTCGGCGTGACGACGATCAGCGACCTGGCGGCGCACGCGCCCGACCTCGTCATGGCGGGCGACTACGAGTTCTTCGGCCGGCCCGAATGGACCGCGCTCGCCGCCACCTACGGGCTCCGCTTCCGCGAGCGACGCAGCATGGACGCGTCGCTCATGTACGCCGCGGTCGCGAGCGCGCAGGTCGACGTCATCAGCGCCTTCTCGACCGACGGCCGGATCGGCGCGCTCGGCCTCACGGTGCTGGCCGACGACCGGCACGTCATTCCGCCCTACGACGCGGTCCTGCTCGCGAGCGCCCGCCTCGTGCGCGAGCGACCGGATGTGGTGCGCGCGCTCCGACCGCTCGCGGGCGCGATTCCGCCCGACCTCATGCGGCGGATGAACGCCGCCGTCGATCAGGACGGCGAGACGCCGGCCGCGGTGGCGCGCGCGTTCGTCGCGCGCTTCGCCGCGGCGACGCTCAGCCCTGGACCGTGA
- a CDS encoding DUF721 domain-containing protein, with product MSPRREPASIDGVLETCLDRVLGTPGASAIWRVWSDAVGAAIARRAEPVRLRGRTLVVAVSSAPWMQELNLLKRGIVAALNERLTRPLVDDLFLVLTEGRAAAPTPARRAPAPTCPPPPAATDLDGLPATLRASFAGVLDAWRRRARVE from the coding sequence GTGAGCCCGCGCCGCGAGCCTGCGAGCATCGACGGAGTGCTCGAAACCTGCCTCGACCGCGTCCTCGGGACGCCCGGCGCGAGCGCCATCTGGCGGGTCTGGAGCGATGCGGTCGGCGCGGCCATCGCACGCCGCGCGGAGCCCGTCCGCCTGCGCGGCCGGACGCTCGTCGTCGCGGTGTCGAGCGCCCCTTGGATGCAGGAGCTGAACCTCTTGAAGCGCGGCATCGTCGCCGCCCTGAACGAGCGCCTGACGCGGCCGCTCGTCGACGATCTCTTTCTCGTACTGACCGAGGGCCGCGCCGCGGCCCCGACGCCGGCGCGGCGCGCGCCCGCGCCGACCTGCCCGCCACCGCCCGCGGCGACCGACCTCGACGGCTTACCGGCCACGTTGCGGGCGAGCTTCGCCGGCGTGCTCGACGCCTGGCGGCGCCGCGCGCGCGTCGAGTGA
- a CDS encoding alpha/beta hydrolase, with amino-acid sequence MPHPTDASTTLDDLSLHYLDWGTVGHPPLVCLHGITQTAHSWDEVAPSFARTHHVRALDQRGHGDSSWAADGDYRLATQSRDVERFVETTLGAPAVVVALSMGGLVALTLTARRPDLVRALVVVDIAPEVRRDGVDNIRNFVAATDELDTFEDFVARAHAFNPRRSLDNIRERLRHNLRRLPNGRWTWKYDPALRNPARVGEGMGDLWERVSGIRCPVLIVRGGESDILDPEVAARFGGVVGAEVRTVPGAGHSVMGDNPSGFLAAVEPFLADLPRG; translated from the coding sequence ATGCCCCATCCGACCGACGCCAGCACCACGCTCGACGATCTCTCGCTCCACTATCTCGATTGGGGCACGGTCGGACATCCGCCCCTCGTCTGCCTGCACGGCATCACACAGACGGCGCACAGCTGGGACGAGGTCGCTCCGAGCTTCGCGCGCACCCATCACGTACGCGCGCTCGACCAGCGCGGCCACGGCGATTCGAGCTGGGCGGCCGACGGCGACTACCGCCTCGCGACGCAAAGCCGCGACGTCGAGCGCTTCGTCGAGACGACGCTCGGCGCTCCGGCGGTCGTCGTCGCCCTCTCGATGGGCGGCCTCGTCGCGCTGACGCTCACCGCCCGCCGGCCCGACCTCGTGCGCGCGCTCGTCGTCGTGGACATCGCGCCCGAGGTGCGACGCGACGGCGTCGACAACATCCGCAACTTCGTCGCCGCGACCGACGAGCTCGACACGTTCGAGGACTTCGTCGCCCGCGCGCACGCGTTCAACCCGCGCCGCTCGCTCGACAACATCCGGGAACGTCTGCGCCACAATCTGAGGCGGCTCCCGAACGGGCGCTGGACCTGGAAGTACGATCCCGCCCTGCGCAACCCGGCGCGCGTCGGCGAAGGCATGGGAGACCTCTGGGAGCGCGTCTCCGGCATCCGCTGCCCGGTGCTGATCGTGCGCGGCGGCGAGAGCGACATCCTCGACCCCGAGGTCGCGGCGCGTTTCGGCGGCGTCGTGGGCGCGGAGGTGCGCACGGTGCCGGGCGCCGGACACTCGGTCATGGGCGACAACCCGAGCGGGTTCCTCGCCGCCGTCGAGCCGTTCCTCGCCGACCTCCCGCGGGGGTGA
- the gcvH gene encoding glycine cleavage system protein GcvH, protein MRMADTLKFTNDHLWLRIDGSRAHVGISEHAQGELGEIIAIELPDVGDEVEKGESFGELESVKTVNELIAPVSGQVVAINTELDDHPTIVNEDPYHEGWLIEVEINDSSELESLLDADEYDELVSGEEEA, encoded by the coding sequence CTGCGCATGGCCGATACGTTGAAGTTCACGAACGATCATCTCTGGCTACGCATTGACGGATCGCGTGCGCACGTCGGCATCTCGGAGCATGCTCAGGGAGAGCTCGGTGAGATCATCGCCATCGAGCTTCCGGACGTGGGAGACGAGGTGGAGAAGGGGGAGTCCTTTGGTGAGCTCGAGTCCGTCAAGACGGTGAACGAACTCATCGCTCCCGTTTCCGGTCAGGTGGTCGCTATCAACACCGAGCTCGACGATCATCCGACCATCGTCAACGAGGATCCGTATCACGAAGGGTGGCTGATCGAGGTCGAGATCAACGACAGCTCCGAGCTCGAATCCCTTCTGGACGCCGACGAGTACGACGAGCTGGTTTCGGGCGAGGAAGAGGCGTGA